TAATACACGCTGTACGCGTTGTGCACCTGTCGATGCACCGTGCCGCCAATGTGTCCCGTTGTCGGCGGCAGGGTCCCCCATTGCTCCATGAGGCAGTCCGGCGCGGCCGCCGTCAGCGCGACAAAGTCCGGTTTGTGCTGTCGGCGAACCGCTTCAGCTTAAACATGCTCCCGAACCAGTGGCGTGCATGGGGGAGAAGAAGTCCACGACGTGGCTGCGATAGGCACCCCAATCCGGGCCGCCTTCGCCTCTCCTCTCCTCCTCCGTTGGCCCTGCCCTCCCCGCCACCGCGTTGTGGTCGCCGTGGTGGTGTTGTTGACGGTGATGAGAAAGAAAGCAGTGCCCGTCCCGCCTCTCGGGGGTAAGTGGTGTACCACGTTTCTTCATCGGGGTCGACGCTGACGAAGAAGGCGTGTTTCTTGCCCTCTTGGTAAAGAGGAGAACTTTGAATGACAGGGATGTGCGGCGACGTCCGCGTGAAGAAGAAGCGTCTGCCGTAGAGCCACAGATTTGTCTGCAGTCGCATCGGGTCGGGCATGTGTCGGCGGCTCCACGAGAAGGGGGTCAGTCGCTGGTTGAGGTCGCCGCCCGTGTAGCCGATGGAGTCCGTCGGCACACCCGAGGGAGCAGCGACGTGCTCACTTCCTGAAGTGCGGCCTGCAGCGTTAGCGTgggcgacgacgacgacgacgacagcCGCCCCGCGCTGGCCACGTTGCCCAGCCTTTCGCTTGGACGAAGAGGAGACGGGCCCAACGGGGAAAGCGCTGCGGGTGACGGCACGTTCTCGACGACGACAGGGCTGGAGAAGTGGTGGTGGTACCCCAACGCAAAAACAGGCGGTAAGACGGGAAAGCCCGTCAGCGTGTAATACTGGCGAAGGACATCCGCGTGCGTGGGACCGGGAGGAGAAAACCCGTGTTTCGGCCGCGCTGCTGGACAAGGAGAGTCGCACCGTCTCCGTGCGAGAAGAGAGCGTCTTTGTGCGCACCGAGAAAGGAGCGCTGGACATCCACAAGACGCCAACCGTTCGAACGACCTCTGCGTCGCCATTCCCGCCATCGGCAGCGTCTCCGGTGCTCGCGGGTGCCGCCAACTCGGCAAAGAAAAGCGGAAGAACGCCTGGGACGTTGGTCCAGTCATCCAAGGTTTTTCCCGTCACGGAGGCAAGATAGCGAAACCCATCGCGCGGGATGGCGAAGCGTTGGTCAAGGTCGACCGTCGAGCGATCGCCGTCGTTGTCCTTGTCGTCCTTCTCCGCAGTTGCCGCCCGAGCGCGAGCCCCTGGAAGTCCATAAAACCGCCGAAGTCCCCGAAATGTGAAGGTGCCCGCCAGTGAGGTCGTCCGGGACATGTCATTGGTGTCAAAGCCACCCTCTGTGGGGCGGGAACGACTGGGACGCACCGTGT
The sequence above is drawn from the Bactrocera neohumeralis isolate Rockhampton unplaced genomic scaffold, APGP_CSIRO_Bneo_wtdbg2-racon-allhic-juicebox.fasta_v2 ctg6731, whole genome shotgun sequence genome and encodes:
- the LOC126767456 gene encoding neutral alpha-glucosidase C-like, which translates into the protein MAEGESTGNRPTEEDDAELLFYPTESASPTPLLRLLKKKRRRSDAGTDGGFFDSEALADEKSTATAAGDEKLSHSPYVTLQWFPFFSSPSSSRPQQQQQQEREEGEAVEIELYTVRPSRSRPTEGGFDTNDMSRTTSLAGTFTFRGLRRFYGLPGARARAATAEKDDKDNDGDRSTVDLDQRFAIPRDGFRYLASVTGKTLDDWTNVPGVLPLFFAELAAPASTGDAADGGNGDAEVVRTVGVLWMSSAPFSVRTKTLSSRTETVRLSLSSSAAETRVFSSRSHARGCPSPVLHADGLSRLTACFCVGVPPPLLQPCRRRERAVTRSAFPVGPVSSSSKRKAGQRGQRGAAVVVVVVAHANAAGRTSGSEHVAAPSGVPTDSIGYTGGDLNQRLTPFSWSRRHMPDPMRLQTNLWLYGRRFFFTRTSPHIPVIQSSPLYQEGKKHAFFVSVDPDEETWYTTYPREAGRALLSFSSPSTTPPRRPQRAEAVRRQHKPDFVALTAAAPDCLMEQWGTLPPTTGHIGGTVHRQVHNAYSVYYTMAAFDALWRGGVTCARHAARLVCGGGEEAAQGREADKLRPEWRRLRAAIADVVALSLSGLPFVGNVAGFEVDWAARRRAMARSPTATTTTPSTTTATTVAVPSSAEGVDWRPDNKPSGVGEDYTQVEKEELLVRWYQAATIFPFMRAEEGRGVQNAFDAAEVERHILHPASSPPQPQDGEAKDARADVEAQLTASVRAASTTFFNGLSFAFTPREPRGSRHDSPALRADALPLHQSLAHKKKARRS